The following proteins come from a genomic window of Theileria equi strain WA chromosome 2 map unlocalized gcontig_1105316255037, whole genome shotgun sequence:
- a CDS encoding conserved hypothetical protein (encoded by transcript BEWA_035950A) — MDINVCVKRYYRADLLSCLTTSLILFFAVIFGDYSRGVDRLTKQITYLLLVLVPAKVFIHTFVIPNYTFSTHKNGNNILRRGRSEKFRLMRNSCIYLFFLALILTTNNNPLHILNYVFVTIVFTTVTFGTVVHFIYLEKGDFTDSKNAEEKDKATKKFYSSFVIYVLLLALGVSFGNFLVLLDWYQVYAQFPITSYIGLSVGHILASVASNLLYL; from the coding sequence ATGGATATCAACGTATGTGTGAAGAGATACTACAGGGCTGATCTCCTCAGCTGTTTAACAACATCGCtaattttattctttgcGGTTATTTTTGGGGATTACTCAAGGGGAGTGGATCGACTAACAAAGCAAATTACATACCTCTTACTGGTTCTGGTTCCAGCAAAGGTATTCATTCACACATTTGTGATACCAAACTACACGTTTTCTACACACAAAAATGGAAACAACATTTTGAGGCGTGGCAGGAGCGAGAAGTTCAGGCTCATGAGAAACTCTTGCAtctaccttttcttccttgcGCTGATTCTGACTACAAACAACAACCCTCTTCATATATTGAATTATGTGTTTGTAACAATCGTATTCACAACTGTAACCTTTGGAACAGTTGTGCATTTCATTTACCTGGAAAAGGGTGATTTTACCGACTCTAAGAATgcagaagaaaaggataaagCCACAAAAAAATTCTACAGTTCGTTTGTTATTTATGTACTATTGCTTGCTCTTGGTGTTTCCTTTGGCAATTTTTTGGTTCTTTTGGACTGGTATCAAGTTTATGCCCAGTTTCCAATCACTTCGTACATTGGACTTTCAGTGGGTCACATACTCGCGTCGGTTGCATCAAACCTTTTATACTTGTAA